Within the Sarcophilus harrisii chromosome 2, mSarHar1.11, whole genome shotgun sequence genome, the region aaataatataagtgAGTATTTAAATAACTTATCTATGGTTGCAAAGCTAATAAAGGTTGCCATAGGGACTCACACACTGATCTCCCAGTTCTAAACCTAATTTTCTCCTCATTATCATTGCCACCTAGATGAGTACCTGGTTTCATTAACATAGAGCATTCCCAATGTGCAACATCTCTCTGGTAATGTAAGACGAATAATCAGAAGCATATTGGAGCTGTCTGAAATGTGCTGGAGAAAatcaattgttaaaattttcagaATGACCATTTTTATCTTGAAAATCAGAAAGACTGCAAATCAGGccttgatttatcattttattgagtTGTAGACTTAAGaaggtaatggagaaaatgttaatattacagattaaatgttaaagtattcCCTGCATAcatgattgggggggggggaggagaagaggaggaattgatcaagttgttaaatattttccagcaCACTCCTAGAACAATTAATCTATCACTTATTAGGAAGCAGCCTAGGCACAGAGACGTTCAGTGATCCAAGCGTTTCACAGTCAATGTGTAAATAGATGAGGTGCTGGAATCCAGGTATTCTTGATTCTGAGGTTTATTCTCTAGCCAGTAAGTCTCTAGAAAATTGTTTTGAGACTATACCATTGAACTAAATCTACTAAGATGAAAATTAattgagataaatgtaaagtctttcaTTTTGATATAAAAAATCAAGTTCTTATATAAGAACTTCTCAATAAAATAGGGAGCAATTATTATGAAAAAGATATGAGTCTTAGTATTTAGAGCTTAGTAAGCTCAATATGATGTGCAATGTAATATAATAGCCAAAAAAGTTAGTGAGAACTTAGTCTACATTAGGAAAGACATAGCTTCCACAAATAGAATTAACAAGCCTACTGTATTCAGCCCTCCTCACACCTCATCAAGTGTATGATGTGCAGTTATGAACACCACAATGTAAGAAGGACATGAGCTAGACAGTATCCAGAGGAGGGTAACCCCGAGGATGAAAGACCTTGAGTCCATTATATATGAAAACAACTGGACACAGTTAACCTGGAGGGGAGGAAAGTGGAAGGGATATGATAGTTGCATTTGAAGAGCTGTCAAGTAGAGAAGATCTTGAAGATCCATTTGGATACAGTGAGCAAAATAAGGAGCACTAGGTAAAAActacaaatggggaaatttagAGGATTCCAGGAAAACctttctaattattagtaatatataaaaggagaaaagccTCACTTGAAACATGAGGGAAAGGTCCACCATCCAGGGACATCTTTAAGCAAAGACTGGGCAACCACTTCTTCCTTGCTTGCTCAATCATGTTCAGTTAAGTCCAACTcgtcatgatcccatttggaattgtcttgacaAAGAGATTGGAATGATTTCttttccagctgattttacagataagaaaactgaagcatagGAGgttgatttacccagggtcacacagctaataaagaagtgcctgaagccacatttgaactcaacttgatgaagcttcctgactccaggtctagagCTCTGTGCATTATACCTCCAGAAAGCAGTCTATAACTACTTCCAAGATATGTTATATTAGAGATTGATTTGTGGTATAGTTCAGACTATACGGCTGttgaaatcccttccaattctcaaatgTTGTCATTCTCTAATTCAGTGAATTCATGATGGAGGTAAAAATATGGGAAGAAttgaaagtaaatattaaaataatggttGAATCTAATAacaaatgagaggaaagaaagcaaataagTGTGGGATGCACCCTGAGAAATCCCTTCTCATTGTCATAGGATCAAACTTAAAACTATGTTTGAAGGTGTTGTCAGGGTAAAAGAAAGAGTTAGGAATCTAAACacactagaaatttttttttttaattacttacaAAGATCAAAAGGTCAAAAGACTTTGGTTGTCTTACAGATTGATTAATATTAACTTCCAAAAAAGACACTTAAGCTCTCTCTACTTTATATTAtccatttttaatgaaaacataTGAATTTCCATTCAAGCTCTAATATACTTGTTATTCTATAATCATGTgttttatatagagagaatatgtTATATCcttatatgattatatgattctataatcatagtatatatataatatataatataatatgtagcTATAAGATTACATAGTTACATGATAGTTGGGAGCAGAACCAAagcaatttgtttttgttttgttttgtttgtttgttttggttttttgctgagggaattggggttaagtgacttgcccagggttacacagctgggaagtgttaagtgtctgagaccagatttaaacccaggttctcctgagttcagggcAGGTACTATAGCCACTACACCAACGAACTGCCCCAGAACCAAAgcaatttaataaaagaaaagtaggaaaacaGGACAGAGGAAAGGAAGCAAATAGTGATctgataatttcagaaaataataaaagtagttTATATTCATCCAGATTATAAAGTTTAGTATATATAGgtcatacattatctcatttgaggtcAGTGCTGTTTTTAGCCCTATCTTATGAGGAAGCATAAAGAGATTAAGGAATAGATGGAAGACCACAGAGCTAATAAGAATCAGAGGCaccatttgaacccaggtcttcatgGCTTCCCTCCTTCTACTATACCTAGTGGGAActtgttttccattttgtcttcctttctccaaggTCTAGTAAAATGTCTTATACTTAGGAGGTGGTTAATAAATTCAAATGCAATGAAATTGCAAACAAACCAGGTCGATGACGTGGGAAAGATAGTACACATGGCTATATGGAGGAAAATAGAGATGGCATGAGAAATAATCTTCACTTCCAGTATCATGGGAAATTTGTATCACTTGTCCTTGGCAAAATTCTGGGAATGGTATCATAGAAGTTTGAAAGTTtacaggcagctaggtagctGAGTGGAGAAAGttctgagcttggaatcagaaagaaaatcaCTACTTCAAATCCGACATCAGAAATTTAATAATTcgatcatgagcaagtcacttaatctctctttcctctattGTAGAAAGtttcctctatttttcctttagaaaggaaacaataatgatgTCTTcttatcttccagggttgtgaggatcaaaagagataaaattattttaaagcatttaacataGGACTTggcacatttaaaaacattatatacatgTTCAGTAtcattactatcatcatcatcatcatcatcattataacagTTTAATTAGTTGAAGACAAAAAATCTTGAGAATAATAATTTCTGGTTATATACAACAAATAAAGGCATATTCTGTAATATAGATGTATCTCTACTAGTtcaatgaaacaatttttcattCCTCCAGTTTCAACAGTCTCATTTTTCACAGTCTTGACCCAAAGTGCATTTAAGAGAGATTTTTTAAGAGAACAAGCCGACCGTACATTTTCCTCATCCCCAGTTTCATCTCTTTGTTCCTAAATGTATAGATGACTGGATTCAGAAAAGGAGTAAGAACTGCATCAAAGATGGCAAGAAACTTATCCAGGTGGGATATGGTGTGAGGCCATGTATAGAAAAATATAAGTGGGCAAAAGAATAAAAGCACTACAGTGATATGAGATGCCAGAGTAGAGAGGGCCTTGGAAGAAACTCCTGAAGAATGTTTCTGTACAGTGACTAAAATGAAGATATAGGAGATGAGCAATAAACAGAAGCAAGCCAGAGAGATGAACCCACTATTAGCATTAACCATGAACTGCAATTTATAGGTATCAGTACAAGCTAGTTGAATCAACTGAGAAAGGTCACAGAAAAAACTATCTAATACATTGGGACCACAAAATGGCAAGTCTACAATAAAAGCCAGTTGGACCCCTGAGTGAGTGACTCCAGTGATCCAAGCAAcaatcaaaagtaaagtacacaTTCTTGGGTTCATGATGGTCAGGTAGTGGAGAGGCTTACAAATGGCAATATATCTGTCAAAAGCCATGGCAATGAGCAACACCATCTCAGCACCACCAAGAGCATGAGTAAAGAAAATCTGAGCAACACAGCCGCCAAATGAGATGACCTTGTGATTCCTGAAAAGATCACAAATCATTTTAGGGGCTGCAATGGAGCAACCTCCTATGTCAATGAGGGACAGGTTAGCCAGCAGAAAGTACATTGGAGAGTGTAGGTGAGGATCAAAGATCACAGTGAGCAAAATGAGCAGGTTTCCCAGAATACTTGCCACATAGACCACAGaggagaacagaaagagaagaagttGGATCTCCCATGAATCAGAGAGTCCAAGGAACACAAACTCAGCTACTATAGAACGATTCACTTCATCCATTGACTTCACTGAACACAACTGGTAGTGATATTAGCTgaaggaagagaatataaaaaaaattttaaaaacatgtataaTATTAGTTCTCTGGATTACTCGGTGTTTGTGTTTTAAGTCTAATTACACTTTAACATTTCACATAAAGGAATATCTCTTCAAAAATCTCTATCTCTATAGTGAAACAAATTATGAGAACAAAGGAACAAACTTTTAGTACTAGGAATGATGCATTCAGTTTAGTGTAATGATTAACTTCAGAGTATTCAGCTGAGAGGGTTATGTGGTTTTTCATAAGTAGATCTGAGAGAGGATTTGAGTGTCAATAAATTAATGACTACTAAGGAAGATTGTTTCATTACACTATTGGAACTaagtttttttgctgaggcaatggggttaagtgacttgcccagggtcacacagaaggaagtgttaagtgtctgagatcagatttgaattcaggtccttctgacttcagagctagtgctctatccactgtgccacctagtgcTCCGGAACTATTAAGTTtttaagatggaatttgaacctgggtctaCTTGCCTCAAGACTGTTTGATCAGAGTTGAAATTATATCGTATTTATTATGATTAGGGAGTTTAGAGGATGTGCAGAAAATAATGTAGAGAGAATTGCTGGCTGATTATTGGATATTTCACTAAATTGTAAGATCTCCAAGACCAGGACATTGGCATTGGTCATTGTTGCATGCCCATCTTCTGTCTCACTGCTCTACACATCAAGATTGCTTAATTAAAAACTTATTGCTGAATTCAATTTGTTTAAATGAATTTGACTTGATGTTGTGGATACAACATTGTGGGCAAAAATTCAGGGAATGATGAAGGGAATGCCCATATATAAGAATACTTAATAAAGACATTATAGTTGCCAAAAATAAATCCATAACTTATTTAAAAGACTTTGAATGGCTTCAATAATGGCAAATCTTTGTCCTTTGAGAATGGACTAGATTTCCCAAAATAGGCAGATCTTTTACAGTCAAGTTTAATGAAAAGGTAATGTCAGATTATAGAAAGAGTATTGGGTCAACTCAGGGGACTTAGGATCAAATCCTCCCTCTGATACTTGATACTATCATCACCTTAGGCAAGTTAATCAACTGCCCTTGACTTCAATGTTCTCATAATCAAGATGAGAGGACTAGATTAGATTACCTTGAAGGATCTTTGcatcaagaaaaattaatagaTAAGAATGGTTAGTTCAATAGGATTAATTGGTTCTGTGAATCTTCAGGGATTTCATGGATTTTCCATGCATCATGCCCATGGCTTCTTTTATCTGATTAAATCActtggatgaaaaaaataaatctacttcATCATTATTCACTATTTTGAATCCTATATTCCATTATTCTCTCAATAGAAGTGATCACTTTCTCAGAACAGATTCACAACCAATAGGGcaatgaataaaatggagataagcaACATTCCTATTCAAAATTatcattctaaaaataaattcagaaggtCATCTCTACCAATCCATCGCTATCTACTACCAGTTTTAAACTTTACAAGATATATTTGTCTTTTGTCTTCTTCAAGTTGTAGGGATGGGAATCTACTGTCTCACTTAGCATATTGCACAAGTATTTGATCACTCCAATAGGCCCAAAATTCTTCTTGTTGCTCTGTCAGGTTCAACTCTTTTTTACCCCAGTTGAGCTTtttttggcaaaaacactgggatagtttcccattttcttttctagctgatttcacagaggagaaaattgaagcaaacagtgtTGTGACTTTCACaaaatcacacatctagtaagtatctaaggccatatttgaactcagggataCAGACTTCCTGCtttcaggcccagaactctatacAGTGTGCTTCCTATCTGTCCAAAAAGGTCTTCCTTACAtacaaatgaaatttctcttaaagtcaagtctttttcctcttatttttttagCTCAAAGatcatgaagaaaaaatgatCACCAACATTCTCATTACAATCTTCCATGTATGTACTTGAAGTCATTACCAAGGCAATGTGCCATAATCTTCTCGTTTCTGGGAACTCCAGTTCCCTGTAGCTCTTCACATTTTctattatctttatctttttactCTTTAACTCTATCCACATCATCTCTAAATTGCTATAACTGAAACTGGAAAAAATCACATGACAAAATTTCtagcagaaaaattaaaaagaatggttttgttattgttttgccTTTGTCAATAACATAAGTGTAATCAGTAGTACATTACTGACGGCCTGAAAGATCTCTTGGTGATTTTTTTAATGCACCAATTCTCAGATAGAGCTTCTCTATCCCAGTCCATGGGGGTTTGTACccagaaataatattttgtattcatGCAAACTAAAAGCCTCCCATTGCATCAATTCGATTGTATACATCTGATCTTAAGTAAAAATTATAGTGAAGCATATAACAAAAGATCCTTCCTTATATCTTCCTGTTgttatttcctcccttcctgaaaagaaataaaaaaaaaaaatcattggtaaGGGCaagaagtaaaaaattaaattcctgaATCTTGTATCCCA harbors:
- the LOC116421123 gene encoding olfactory receptor 4F3/4F16/4F29-like — protein: MDEVNRSIVAEFVFLGLSDSWEIQLLLFLFSSVVYVASILGNLLILLTVIFDPHLHSPMYFLLANLSLIDIGGCSIAAPKMICDLFRNHKVISFGGCVAQIFFTHALGGAEMVLLIAMAFDRYIAICKPLHYLTIMNPRMCTLLLIVAWITGVTHSGVQLAFIVDLPFCGPNVLDSFFCDLSQLIQLACTDTYKLQFMVNANSGFISLACFCLLLISYIFILVTVQKHSSGVSSKALSTLASHITVVLLFFCPLIFFYTWPHTISHLDKFLAIFDAVLTPFLNPVIYTFRNKEMKLGMRKMYGRLVLLKNLS